A single Meles meles chromosome 20, mMelMel3.1 paternal haplotype, whole genome shotgun sequence DNA region contains:
- the MEX3D gene encoding RNA-binding protein MEX3D, translated as MPGSTGQPDGGGGDPSPRPPPPPPPPPPPPLPESAEEEAAPDDAAAAAALRLALDQLSGLGLGGAGGPDEEGAAAGGGDGAVAAAAGGADGGAAAESAPPDGPEAGAPAVAEAVAPGSLARLEPDVSPPPPPRQSPPDVFAGFAPHPAALGPPTLLAEQMSVIGSRKKSVNMTECVPVPSSEHVAEIVGRQGCKIKALRAKTNTYIKTPVRGEEPVFIVTGRKEDVEMAKREILSAAEHFSVIRATRSKAGGLPGAAQGPPNLPGQTTIQVRVPYRVVGLVVGPKGATIKRIQQRTHTYIVTPGRDKEPVFAVTGMPENVDRAREEIEAHITLRTGAFTDAGPDSDFHANGTDVCLDLLGTAAGLWAKAPNPGRRPPAPAAGLRGDGALGASGGPEAFYAGGRGGPPVPDAGPASPYGGSGNGGFTFGGDGPGAPSGPPAPEDCDFGFDFLALDLTVPAATIWAPFERAAPLPAFSSCSAVNGAPAPPAPGARRSSGAGTPRHSPTLPEPGGLALELPLARRGAPDPVGALAWRPAQGALSSFSGGAAGFPAATSLPSGSSASACPALDSGVPEGGRKPPAAAPSAAQTPSPAASAPALARECVVCAEGEVMAALVPCGHNLFCMDCAVRICGKSEPECPACRTPATQAIHIFS; from the exons ATGCCCGGCTCCACCGGCCAGcccgacggcggcggcggcgaccccagcccgcgccccccgcccccgccgccgccgccgccgccgccgcccctgcCCGAGAGCGCAGAGGAGGAGGCCGCGCCCGACgacgcggccgccgccgccgcgctgcGCCTGGCGCTGGACCAGCTctcggggctggggctggggggcgcGGGCGGCCCGGACGAGGAGGGGGCGGCCGCGGGCGGCGGGGACGgcgcggtggcggcggcggcgggcggcgcggACGGCGGGGCGGCGGCGGAGTCCGCGCCCCCCGACGGGCCGGAGGCGGGCGCGCCCGCGGTGGCCGAGGCCGTGGCGCCGGGCTCGCTGGCGCGGCTGGAGCCCGACGTgagcccgccgccgccgccccggcaGTCGCCGCCGGACGTGTTCGCCGGCTTCGCGCCCCACCCCGCGGCCCTGGGCCCCCCGACGCTGCTGGCCGAGCAGATGAGCGTGATCGGCAGCCGCAAGAAGAGCGTGAACATGACCGAGTGCGTGCCCGTGCCCAGCTCCGAGCACGTCGCCGAGATCGTGGGTCGCCAGG GCTGCAAGATCAAGGCTCTGCGCGCGAAGACGAACACGTACATCAAGACGCCCGTGCGCGGGGAGGAGCCGGTGTTTATCGTGACCGGCCGCAAGGAGGACGTGGAGATGGCCAAGCGGGAGATCCTGTCCGCCGCCGAGCACTTCTCCGTGATCCGCGCCACGCGCAGCAAGGCTGGCGGGCTGCCGGGCGCCGCGCAGGGGCCGCCCAACCTGCCGGGACAGACCACCATCCAGGTGCGCGTGCCCTACCGCGTGGTGGGGCTGGTGGTGGGGCCCAAGGGCGCCACGATCAAGCGCATCCAGCAGCGGACGCACACGTACATCGTGACGCCCGGGCGCGACAAGGAGCCGGTGTTCGCCGTGACCGGCATGCCCGAGAACGTGGACCGCGCGCGCGAGGAGATCGAGGCGCACATCACGCTGCGCACCGGCGCCTTCACCGACGCGGGCCCCGACAGTGACTTCCACGCCAACGGCACCGACGTCTGTCTGGACCTGCTCGGAACGGCCGCCGGGCTCTGGGCCAAGGCCCCCAACCCCGGGCGGCGGCCCCCCGCGCCCGCAGCCGGCCTCCGGGGGGACGGGGCCCTGGGCGCCTCCGGGGGCCCCGAGGCCTTCTACGCGGGGGGCCGCGGAGGGCCACCGGTGCCCGATGCGGGCCCCGCCAGCCCCTACGGAGGCTCGGGCAACGGGGGCTTCACCTTCGGTGGGGACGGCCCCGGGGCCCCTTCGGGTCCGCCCGCCCCCGAGGACTGTGACTTTGGCTTCGACTTCCTGGCGCTGGACCTGACCGTGCCCGCCGCCACCATCTGGGCGCCCTTCGAGCGCGCCGCGCCGCTGCCCGCCTTCAGCAGCTGCTCGGCCGTCAACGGggcccccgcgccccccgcccccggcgcccgACGCAGCAGCGGAGCGGGCACGCCGCGCCACTCGCCCACGCTGCCcgagcccgggggcctggccctGGAGCTCCCGCTGGCCCGCCGTGGCGCGCCCGACCCGGTGGGCGCCCTGGCCTGGCGGCCGGCGCAGGGCGCCCTGTCGTCCTTCTCCGGCGGCGCCGCGGGCTTCCCCGCTGCCACCTCGCTGCCCAGCGGCTCCTCCGCCTCCGCGTGCCCCGCCCTGGACTCCGGCGTCCCCGAGGGCGGCCGCAAGCCCCCCGCGGCCGCGCCATCGGCCGCCCAGACCCCGAGCCCGGCCGCGTCCGCCCCGGCCTTGGCGCGGGAGTGCGTGGTGTGCGCCGAGGGCGAGGTGATGGCCGCGCTGGTCCCCTGCGGCCACAACCTCTTCTGCATGGACTGCGCCGTCCGCATCTGCGGCAAGAGCGAGCCCGAGTGCCCGGCCTGCCGCACGCCCGCCACCCAGGCCATTCATATCTTTTCGTAG